The DNA region TATCCCCATCTTGTGAAAGATTAGGGCAAGTTCATTCATAAGGGCTATGTTCAGATCTCTTTGAGTGTTCTCTATAACTTTTGCAGCTTCTGCGGTTCTTATGTCTGGGGCTTTATGAACACCTGCCCTAATTACTGAACCGTAAATAGAAGAAAGAAGTTCCAAAGTTTCTTTATCACAACCGGAAACTACCTTAACTATCTTATCTATGGTATGTTTTCTATCCCCTGGATTAACTCTTTCTGGTGAATATCCGACTTTGAACTCTTGTAGATACTTAAGTCCAGATTCTTTCTCAAGGATGGGAACGCAAATTTCCTCTGTAACGCCTGGATAGACGGTTGATTCATAAACAACAGTAGTTCCTGGCTTTATGAACTTTCCTATAGTTTGGGATGCTTTTTTTAAGGGAGTCAAATCGGGTATTTTGTGTTCATCAATAGGTGTTGGAACTGTAACTATTATAAGCCTACATTCAGAAAGTCTTTCTGGAGAGTTTGTGTAGTCTACTTGAACACTTCTTAACTGTTCACTTTCAACTTCTCCAGTTCTATCGAACCCCTCTTTTAGCTCTTTTATCCTTTCGTGGTTTATATCATAGCCTACAATTTTAAACTTTTCAGCTAAGAGAACAGCAAGCGGCAAACCTACGTATCCAAGTCCGATTATCGCTATTTTTTCTTTACCTTCTATAAAATCTTCAAAACTTGGAAAAAATGTCATCTTAAGAGTTCCTCGTAAAGTTGTAAAGTTTTCTCTGTAATTCTTTTTATATCAAATTCCTCTGCTGTTTTTCTTGCATTTTCCTTCATCTTTTCATTGTTTAAGTTTTCTAATCCCTTAAGAAGTCCTTGATGCAGAGATTCAACACTCCCTGGTTCAACAGCGATCCCATTCTCCATATGTTTCAAATAGGTTTTTATTCCTCCAACATAAGAAGCTACAACAATCTTTTCCATAGCCATCGCTTGAAGGAGAGAACTTCCCAACCCTTCGTTTATTGATGGAAAAACGAAAAGATCAGTGGACTTGAGTATTTGAGGTATATCCCTTCTAAATCCAAGCAGGAAAACTCTGTTTTCTAATCCATACCTTTTTACTAGCGTTTTAGCTTCTTCACCTTGAGTGTCCCTACCAACTAAAAGAAGAAAAATTTCCTTATCTTTAATGGTTTCGAGAAGTTTTTTAAAAGCACGAATAAGGATCTCTTGCCCTTTAACTTTTGAGAAATTTGCCACGTGGGTTATTACTAAAGAATTCAAAGGTAATCCAAGTTTTTCTTTTATAGAAAAGGTCGAGCTTGGATTAAACCTTTCGAGTTCGACTCCTGAAGGGATGTAGTAGACCTTTTTCCTTAAAAAAGGAAACTTTCTGAGTTTCTTGCATATTTCATTGGATATACCTATTAGAGCATCAACATTAATGTTGTACTTGGTAAGGGAAGAAATAGGGGAAATATTAAATAAAACCCTCCTTGTGTAAACCAGTTTCGGCTTGGGTCTTGCAAAAAAAGAAGCTAACCACACGAACCAGTGCGCTTTTGATATATGAGTATTAACAATATCGTAGTTTTCAATTATCCTTGCTAACTTTCTGGCTCCAGAAATACTTAACTTATTGGTAGTAGGAAAAAATACAGTATTAATTCCCTCTTTCTTTGCTCTTTTATGAAGTTCACAACCTTTATAAGTAAGTATGTCTGTTTTGTATCCTAGCTGGTTCATATATTTAGCAAGAAGAAAACATTGTTCTGTACCTCCGCTCCAACCTATAGCAGTTGTAGCTTGTAGTATCTTCATTTAAAATTCTCCTTAGCCTTTTAAGGCTGGAATTTTACCAAAAGGTAGGAATTAAGTATGAAAATTCTCTTAATCCAGTTAAAACAGCTGGGGGATGTTTTATTATCATCTCCACTTGCAAAAGCTTTGAAAGACAACTTAAAAGATGTTACTGTTCATTTTCTAACTTCACCTTTGGGAAAGGAGGTATTAGAGGGAAATCCTTTTATAGATAAGATATTAACTCTCAAAAATGGAATTCTAGAAGAAATAAAAATGCTATTTTCTATACGAAGAGAAAATTATGATGCCATTATAGATATTCAAAGGACAGGAAGATCAAAAAGAATCACTTTACTCTCTGGAGCCAATTTAAGAATAGCCTTTAGAAAAAGTAAAGAAAATATTTACTATAACAGGACTGTCGATGAAAGAAACAGGATCTATACAGTGTGGGATAGATTACAACTTCTTAAACCCTTGGGTATAGATCCAAAAGTTGAGAATTATTATCCAGAATTTTTTCTAAATAAAGAAGAAATAGAAAAAGGAAAAAGTATCTTACAGGAATACAATTTAAGCCCTTACAGTTTCTTTATAATAACTCCTACATCAAGAAGAATAAATAGAGCGTGGCAGCCTGAAAAGTTTGGAATATTAGGCAATATGCTCTATGAAACCACTGGACTTATCCCTTTTGTTACCTATGCTCCGGGAGAAGAAACCTTTGCCAAAAGAACTTTTGAAAAGCTTAAAAAAGGAATAATATTAAAGAATCCTCTTTCTATTAGAATGTTTGCAGCTTTAATACACTTTAGTAAATTCTTACTTGGCAATGATTCTTTCGCATCTCATCTTGCTTTCTCCTTAAGAAGAAAGACATTTGTAATCTTAGGACCAAATGAAGGGTGGTTTCCCAACGATAAGTTAATAGTAAAAATAAGGAAAGGATTGGATTGTCAACCATGTAATGACTGGAAAAGTTGCAGAAAAAAACTCGAATGTTTTAAGACTTTAACACCAGAAGAAGCCTTCTCTTATATAGTTAAAAACCTTTAAATTGATAATCACAAAGCTTTCGATATTCCTCCAACTTTTCATAAAGCTCTCTGTGGCTACCTACCCCTAGAATCTTTCCTTCTTTTAAAAAGATAATGGAATCACTGTTTATTACTGTTGAAAGTCTATGGGCAATAGCAATAAGTGTCTTGTCTTTAAACTTTTCATCAAGGGCCTTTTGAACTGCCAATTCTGTTTCTGAATCAAGAGCGCTTGTAGCTTCATCAAGGATCAAAATATCAGGATTACGCAAGACCGCTCTTGCAATTGCAATTCTTTGTTTCTGTCCACCGGAAAGCTGAATTCCCCCTTCACCTATCAGAGTATCATAGCCTTCGGGAAGAGACTCTATAAAGTCATGTATATTTGCAATTTTTGCTGCTTCCACAACCTCTTCAAATGAGGCATCTTGCCTTCCTACTAAAATATTTTCTTTAATAGTACCTCTAAAAAGGATAATATCTTGACTTACAACTCCTATCTTTTTTCTATATGACTTTAAGTCCAGATCTCTTATATCAATACCATTTACTTCTATTTTTCCACTTGTAGGATCGTAAAAGCGAGGAATTAAGTTGACTAAAGTGCTCTTTCCACTGCCCGTTCTTCCAACTATTGCGTACTTTTTTCCTTTCTCAAAAGAAATATTTATATCCTTCAATACCAATTTTTTAGAAGTTGGATACTTAAAAGAAACATTTTTGAAATATATTTTTTCTATACTACCTTTTATTTCCTTATTGCCACTTTTTAACTCATATTCATTCGGTAAGTCGAGTATTTCTTTAACTCTCTGGGCGACTGTTATTGACTGTTGAATTTTATTGTAGTCCTGTCCGAGCTTTCTTATAGGTTCATAAGCCATTATTAGTGCAATAATAAAAGAGAAAAACTCTCCAGCTGTCAACTCTCCAGTTAATATTTTCTTCCCGCCGTAGAGATTTAATCCTCCAACAATAATAGCTGCTGTCGCTTCTACTATTGGAGGGTAAATACCCTCTACTTTCTTTATTTTCATAAATTTTTTTNNNNNNNNNNTCGTATTTAAACAAATCAGAAAATTTCCTTTCCAACCCCAGTAGCTTTATTTCTTTTATATTCCTAACTCCATCAAAAAGATGGTTAGTAATAGCACTTAATCTATCCTGCATTCTATTTGTATATTTTTTTATTTTTTTTCCTAACCTTGAAATTAAAAATCCAAGTACCGGCAAACCAATAAATCCAAAGAAAGCCAACTCAAAATCTTGATAGAAAACAACTCCTACTAGTCCAATAGCCATAAATAAATTTCTTGAAAAAGTTGCAATTTGACGGGAAGTAAAATCTTGAAGAAGAGCCGTATCATTTATAATCCGAGAAATAAACTTTCCTGGAGGATCTTTTAGAAAGTATTCTAATGGAAGGTTGAGTACTTTCTCGTACAGATCCTCTCTTAATTTTGCTACAACTTTTTGACCTATATAAGCCATGGTGTAGTAATTAGTAGCAAAAGCAATTCCTTTAGCAAGAACGAGTCCCAAAAGGATNNNNNNNNNNAGAAACAAATACAGTGTTTACGATGACTTTAACAAAGTAAGCTATATAAGAAGTAATTCCTGCATTAAGAAGCATAGTGATAAGGGCAACTACAAGGAGAAGTTTCATTCCTTTTAAATATCGAAACAACCACCAAGGAAATAAACTCTTTATATTCTCTTTCATCTTCACAAATCCATGTATATTTCATAAAGTCTTTGAAGATATTTGTCGATGAAAAATTCCTTAACTATTTCTTTAGCTTTCGCTCCTAAAGTATCTCTCATATCTTTATGTTTGTAAAGAATTTCCATTCCTTTAGCTATAGATTCGGGAGAAGTACCAGATATAAGTGATGCATCGTACGCTATCTCTTTAGAAGGAACATTTTCAGAAATTAGTGAAGGTAAACCTAAATACATTGCTTCTAAGTGTGCTATCCCTAATCCTTCAATTATAGAAGGTAGTACAAAAACATCAGAAATTTTTAAATATTTAAAAGGATTTGAGGTCGGTCCAATAAAAATTATATTTGCAAGTTTTAATTCTTTTGCTAAATTTTTAGCTTTTTCCTCTAGTTTACCTCCTCCAACTAGTAAAAGGTAAAGGTCTTTTTTGTCTTTAAGGTATGACATTGCTTTTATTAAATTTAGAATGTTTTTGTTGTCTGTTAATCTTCCGACAAAGCAAAAAATAGTGGCTTTTTCAGGAATTCCTATTTCCTTTCTGCTTATAGATTCTTGTCTTAGAAGGTTTTCTATTCTTTCAGGAACTATAAAGTTGTATAAAACTTCCCTTCTTGAACAATAAGCGTTGTAGAGAGGATCTACATTTTCCATTACTGCTTTGGAAACATAGATAAAGCCGTCTATATATTTACTTATAAATCTATATTTTCTAATCCTCTTCTTACCTCCAATAAAATGAAAGTTATGTATATGGGCTATTCTCTTTACTTTTAGCCCCAGAGAAGAAATAACTCCTATAAAATCTACTGGGTAACTGTGGAAATGAAGAATATTCGGTTTTATTTCTTTTATTAACTTTCTCAATTTAAAGTAAAAATCTACACTAATTGTCTTTATTTTCCTATTTTTGCCTGAATATAGAAAGTAAAGGTTCTTTTCTCCTTTCAATTCCTTTAAAAGAACTCCTTCCTCACAAAAGATCACAAAATATGGGTCTATTCCAAGCGTTTTTTTATACTTATTCATGTATTTAAAGAGATCTATAACCATCCGTTCAATACCACCAATGTTGGCCTTTCCCAAAAGAAAAAGAACTTTTTTTAACATCTAATACTCCACTTTAGAATTTTATCTACCAGCTGGTAGATGTCCTCTTCCTTTATACTAGCTATACATCTAACCGGAGTTTCTTTATAGGAGCATCTCCAGTTGCAACAGTAACAATCCAATCTTTTGTAAACCACATTCCCGTATCGGTTTAACGGCAAAAATCTACCAAAATGAC from Desulfurobacteriaceae bacterium includes:
- a CDS encoding nucleotide sugar dehydrogenase, with product MTFFPSFEDFIEGKEKIAIIGLGYVGLPLAVLLAEKFKIVGYDINHERIKELKEGFDRTGEVESEQLRSVQVDYTNSPERLSECRLIIVTVPTPIDEHKIPDLTPLKKASQTIGKFIKPGTTVVYESTVYPGVTEEICVPILEKESGLKYLQEFKVGYSPERVNPGDRKHTIDKIVKVVSGCDKETLELLSSIYGSVIRAGVHKAPDIRTAEAAKVIENTQRDLNIALMNELALIFHKMGI
- a CDS encoding glycosyltransferase family 4 protein gives rise to the protein MKILQATTAIGWSGGTEQCFLLAKYMNQLGYKTDILTYKGCELHKRAKKEGINTVFFPTTNKLSISGARKLARIIENYDIVNTHISKAHWFVWLASFFARPKPKLVYTRRVLFNISPISSLTKYNINVDALIGISNEICKKLRKFPFLRKKVYYIPSGVELERFNPSSTFSIKEKLGLPLNSLVITHVANFSKVKGQEILIRAFKKLLETIKDKEIFLLLVGRDTQGEEAKTLVKRYGLENRVFLLGFRRDIPQILKSTDLFVFPSINEGLGSSLLQAMAMEKIVVASYVGGIKTYLKHMENGIAVEPGSVESLHQGLLKGLENLNNEKMKENARKTAEEFDIKRITEKTLQLYEELLR
- a CDS encoding glycosyltransferase family 9 protein, coding for MKILLIQLKQLGDVLLSSPLAKALKDNLKDVTVHFLTSPLGKEVLEGNPFIDKILTLKNGILEEIKMLFSIRRENYDAIIDIQRTGRSKRITLLSGANLRIAFRKSKENIYYNRTVDERNRIYTVWDRLQLLKPLGIDPKVENYYPEFFLNKEEIEKGKSILQEYNLSPYSFFIITPTSRRINRAWQPEKFGILGNMLYETTGLIPFVTYAPGEETFAKRTFEKLKKGIILKNPLSIRMFAALIHFSKFLLGNDSFASHLAFSLRRKTFVILGPNEGWFPNDKLIVKIRKGLDCQPCNDWKSCRKKLECFKTLTPEEAFSYIVKNL
- a CDS encoding ABC transporter ATP-binding protein, yielding KKFMKIKKVEGIYPPIVEATAAIIVGGLNLYGGKKILTGELTAGEFFSFIIALIMAYEPIRKLGQDYNKIQQSITVAQRVKEILDLPNEYELKSGNKEIKGSIEKIYFKNVSFKYPTSKKLVLKDINISFEKGKKYAIVGRTGSGKSTLVNLIPRFYDPTSGKIEVNGIDIRDLDLKSYRKKIGVVSQDIILFRGTIKENILVGRQDASFEEVVEAAKIANIHDFIESLPEGYDTLIGEGGIQLSGGQKQRIAIARAVLRNPDILILDEATSALDSETELAVQKALDEKFKDKTLIAIAHRLSTVINSDSIIFLKEGKILGVGSHRELYEKLEEYRKLCDYQFKGF
- a CDS encoding ABC transporter transmembrane domain-containing protein, producing ILLGLVLAKGIAFATNYYTMAYIGQKVVAKLREDLYEKVLNLPLEYFLKDPPGKFISRIINDTALLQDFTSRQIATFSRNLFMAIGLVGVVFYQDFELAFFGFIGLPVLGFLISRLGKKIKKYTNRMQDRLSAITNHLFDGVRNIKEIKLLGLERKFSDLFKY
- a CDS encoding glycosyltransferase — its product is MLKKVLFLLGKANIGGIERMVIDLFKYMNKYKKTLGIDPYFVIFCEEGVLLKELKGEKNLYFLYSGKNRKIKTISVDFYFKLRKLIKEIKPNILHFHSYPVDFIGVISSLGLKVKRIAHIHNFHFIGGKKRIRKYRFISKYIDGFIYVSKAVMENVDPLYNAYCSRREVLYNFIVPERIENLLRQESISRKEIGIPEKATIFCFVGRLTDNKNILNLIKAMSYLKDKKDLYLLLVGGGKLEEKAKNLAKELKLANIIFIGPTSNPFKYLKISDVFVLPSIIEGLGIAHLEAMYLGLPSLISENVPSKEIAYDASLISGTSPESIAKGMEILYKHKDMRDTLGAKAKEIVKEFFIDKYLQRLYEIYMDL